CCTGTTAAACTGTACGTTTACGACCTGTCTAACGGAATGGCTCGCCAGCTGAGCCCCCTCATGCTAGGTAAGATGCTAGCTAGTTATCTTTGGTTGTACTattttgtaaatgtttattttttgttaACAATAATAAATCAATACAAATGTACACGGGGAACACAAGTAcgcttaagcaataaggcatgagggggtgtggtatatggccaacattgatgtgaatgggggtgtgtttTGCCCTTCtgttcctgtagtccatgatcagctccttttgtcttgctcacgttaaGGGACTGacccacctccctataggctgtcttgtcggtaatcaggcctaccactgttgtcatcagcaaacttaatgatggtgttggagtcgtgcttggccacgcagtcgtgggtgaacagggagtacaggaggggactaagcacgcacccctgagtggcCCTCGTGTTgaagatcagtgtggcagatgtgttgttgcctacccttaccacctgggggtggcccgtcaggaagtccagggtccagttgcagagggaggtgtttagtcccagggtccttagcttagtgatgagctttgtgggcactatggtgttgaactctgttctgtagtcaatgaacagcattctcacataggtgttcctttgtcctagtgggaaagggcagtgtggagtgcgattgagattgcgtcatctgtggatctgttgtggtaCGTGAAttcgagtgggtctagggtttccgggatgatggtgttgtgagccataaccgcctttcaaagcacttcatggctaccgatgtgagtgctacagggcggtggtcatttaggcaggttacctttgctttcttgggtaccgggactatggtggtctgcttaaaacatgtagtTATTACAGATTTGGTctgggaaaggttgaaaatgtcagtgaagacacttgccagttggtccatgcATGGTCTGAGTACACTTCctgataatccgtctggccccgcggtcttgtgaatgttgacctgtttaaaggtcatactcacatcggctacagagagcggaacagctggtactctcatgcatgcttcagtgttgcttgcctcaataCGAGCATGAAAGGCATTTAGTTTGTCTGATATGTTCACGTCattgggcagctcgtggctgggtttccctttgtagtccgtaatagtttgtaagccctgccacatccgacgagcgtcagaagCAGTGTATTAGGATTCAATctcagtcctgtattgacgctttgcctgtttgatggttcgtctgagggcatagcgggatttcttataagcaaaaaagtgttaaaaaaatctaaatatattttatatttaaggttcttcaatgtagccaccctttgccttgatgacagctttgcacactctttgcattctcaaaaccagcttcacctggaatgcttttccaacagtcgtgaaggagttcccacatatgctgagcacttgttggctgcttttccttcactctgcgggccAAGTCATCCCCAAAAAAGTagggacgtggatcagaaaatcattaagtatctagtgtgaccaccatttgtctcatgcagcgcgacagatctcctttgcatagagttgatcaggctgttgattgtggcctgtagaatggcctcccactcctattcaatggctgtgcgaagttgctggatatttgcgggaactggaacacgctgtcgtacacgtctatccagagcatcctacacatgctcaatgggtgacatgtctggtgagaatgcaggccatggaagaactggtatattttcagcttccaggaattgtgtacagatccttgcgacatgaggccgtacattatcatgctgaaacatgaggtgatggcggcggattaATGGCACGACTATGGGCCTCAgtatcttgtcacggtatctctgtgcattcaaattgtcatcgataaaatacaattgtgtttgttgtagcttatacctgcccgtaccataaccccacaaccaccatggggcactctgttcacattaacatcagcaaaccgctcgcccacacatctgccatctgcccggcaCAGTTGAAACCCgaattcatctgtgaagagcacacttctccagcgtgccaatGGCCATCGAAGTTGAGCACTTGCCcgctgaagtcggttacgatgcggAACTTCAgacaggtcaagaccctggtgaagacAACGAGCATGcaaatgagcttccctgagacagtttctgacagttaatgctgaaattctttggttgtgcaaacctacagttttatcagctgtccgggtggctgatctttgacgatcctgcaggtgaagaagccagatgtggaggtcctgggctggcgtggttacacatggtctgcggttctgaggccggttggacgtactgccaaattctctaaaacgtcTTTGGTAGAGAAATTTAAATGtaattctctggaaacagctctggtggacatacctgcagtcatcatgccaattgcacgctccctcaactttagacatctgtggcattgtgttgtgggacaactgcacattttagagtggccttttactgtcctcagcacaaggtgcacctgtgtaatgatcatgctgtttaatcagcttcttgatataccacacctgtcaggcggatggattatcttggcaaagaagaaatgctcactaacatggatgtaaaacaaatttgtgcaccaaatttgagagaaataagctttttgtgagcaTGGTAAATGTGTGtgaccttttatttcagctcatgaaacatgggaccaacactttacatgttgcatttatatttttattcctTGTATATACAAGCTTTGGTTGGAATAGAAGTTGTGTTATCTGCGGAAATTGATGCCACACTGAACAAGGAGCAAATATCTTTGGTGATGGGAGAGCTGGGACTCTAAAAACACGGCACTTCGATACAAGTGACTATTTGTAGCAGGGATGAGGAGAGACTGAGGATGCAATTTAGGCCCATGGGCTGAACTTATTATTTACTCCTAGCTCTCATTCACAAAATTAACATATAAACTATTTTCTTCTATTCACAGGGAAACAGCTTGATGGAATATGGTGAGTAAATGATGATTTAAGTTCTTATTTTTTGTGAGGACAAAGCTCAAGTTTATGTACACCTATCATTTCATAACTGGATGTTGTAAAATATGTTGAGTATTCTCTACATGAATGTCATGATAGGGATATTTTTCCCCCCAGTGTTTTTAAGTCTGTTAATTGAGAATCCCGCTTTATGTGAAACGAAACAGTAACATATTCCTCTCAGGCACACTGCTATTGTTGTCCATGGAGAGGAGTTCTTCTATGGGGGAGAGGGCATCGCAAACTGCCCACCTGTAAGACAACGTTTTATTCTATTCCTTCCTACAATTAACTAGACCTGAGTTGTCTACAGAAGTCTTAAGTTAGAGTTACACCAAACATAGTTGTTGTGATACTCAACAAATCCTGGGGCAGTAAAAGCTGCAAATACAGGGCCATTGGAGGACAACTGAGGAAGCAGGGGACATGACTAAGCTGTTTGAGTGTTTCAGGGTGGGACGTCCCTGGGAGAACCCAACTCCATAATAGACCTGGGCATCACAGAAGTGACTGAGGAAATCTTTATGGAGTACCTGTCTTCACTGGGAGAGTCCACGTACAGGTGAGGCTGAGGCACCTGGTGTATCTTAACTCCACTGggatatgtgtgtatgtatgtacagtgcctttgcaaagtattcagaccccttgactttttccacgttttgttacgttacagcctcattctaaaatggattaaacccttcttttttttatcagcaaactacacacaataccccatgatgacaaagcggaaacaggtttttagaaatatttgctaatttattaaaaataaaaactgaaataccttatttacataagggaaagggggatacatagtcagttgtccaactgaatgtattcaactgaaatgtcttccgcatttaacccaacccctctgaataagtattcagacccttcgctatgagactcgcaattgagctcagatgcatcctgtttccattgatcatccttgagatgtttctacaacttgattgaagtccacctgtggtaaatttgattgattggacatgatttggaaaggcacacacctgtctatataaggtcacagtgcatgtcagctcaaaaaccaagccatgaggtcgaaggaattgtccgtagaggtccgagacaggattgtgtcgaggcacagatctggggaagggtaccaaaaaatgtctgcagtgttgaaggtccccaagaacacagtgacctccatcattcttaaatggaagaagtttggaaccaccaagagtcttcctagagctggccgcccggccaaactgagcaatcgggggagaagggccttggtcatggaggtgaccaagaactcgctggtcactctgacagagctctagagttcctgtgtaaatatgggagaaccttccagaaggacaactatctctgcagcactccaccaatcaggcctttatggtagagtggcaagacggaagccactcctcagtaaaaggcacatgacagcccacttggtgttttccaaaagtcacctaaaggactcagaccatgagcaacaagattatctggtcaaatgaaaccaagattgaactctttggcttgaatgccaagtgtcacgtctggaggaaacctggcaccatccctacggtgaagcatggtggtgttagcatcatgctgtgtggatgtttttcagcggaagggactgggagactagtcaggatctaggcaaagatgaacggcgtaaaagtacagagagattcttgatgaaaacctgctccagagtgctcaggacatccgactggggcgaaagttcaccttccaacaggacaacaaccctaagcacacagccaagacaacgcaggagtgactttgggaaaagtctctgaatgtccttgagtggcccagccagagcccggacttatacccgatctaacatctctggagaggcctgaaaatagctgtgcagcaacacttgagaggatctgcagagaagaatgggagaaacttcccaaatacaggtgtgccaagcttgtagcgtcatacccaagaagactggaggctgtaattgctgccaaaggtgcttcaacaaagtactgagtaaagggtctgaatacttagataaatgtgatattttatttgtttatttaatacatttgcaaaataaattaacctgtttttgctttgtcattatggggtattgtgtgtagattgagagaagggaaaaaaacaatttaatcaatttttgaataaggctgtaatgtaacaatgtgggaaaagtcaaggggtctgaatactttctgaatgcactgtatgtgtgtactgTAGGAATGTATAGATGGAGATGTGCAGTTGGATACCGACGAgatctttttatctctctctcgcgcgctctcccTCACTGTATCCACACTATATTTACTCTGTCCCTATCTTTGCTTCTTTCTCTCATTCACTGTCTTTCTACCtactcacccccctctctctctcacacactgtagGGGGAACCAGTACCATCTGTTTGAGTGGAACTGTAACACGTTCAGTAACGAAGTGGCCCAGTTCCTCACCGGCAGCAAGATCCCTGCCCACATCACAGACCTGCCGGCTGAAGTGCTGTCCACGTGAGttacccctctcttccctccctcgtCTCTCTAGCAACAAGAACCTATTGTCAGACATAATGAGTGTAGTGTGGGAGCGTGGCACAACGACAGTGCTGCAGTCTTCCAAGCACATATTGCCCATGAGCGACATTGGTATGAATTCCAGACCTGACACCTTTGTGCGGGTTCTCCTCTACCTGTCCCCCTATATATCCTCTACCTGTACCCCTATATATCCTCAACCTGTACCCCTATATATCCTCAACCTGTACCCCTATATATCCTCAACCTGTCCCCCTATATCTCCTCTACCTGTCCCCCTATATCTCCTCTACCTGTCCCCCTATATCTCCTCTACCTGTCCCCCTATATATCCTATATCTCCTCTACCTGTCCCCCTATATCTCCTCTACCTGTCCCCCTATATCTACTCTACCTGTTCACCTATATCTCCTCTACCTGTCCCCCTATATCTACGTTCAATGCTGTCTGAATAAAGAATAAAATACATAAGGATGACAAGTCTCCATTCACATATTGAGTCTGTTCCTGGAAAAACACTAATACAGTTTTTccccattcctgacatttaatcctagtaaaaattccctgtcttaggtcagttaggatcaccactttattttaagaatgtgaaatgtcagagtaatagcagagagaatgatttatttcagcttttatttctttcatcacattccccgtgggtcagaagtttacatacactcaattagtatttggtagcattgcctttaaattgtttaacttgggtcaaacgtttcgggtagccttccacaagcttcccacaataagttggg
The nucleotide sequence above comes from Salvelinus namaycush isolate Seneca chromosome 35, SaNama_1.0, whole genome shotgun sequence. Encoded proteins:
- the LOC120030025 gene encoding desumoylating isopeptidase 1-like, which codes for MDQNYTLYPVKLYVYDLSNGMARQLSPLMLGKQLDGIWHTAIVVHGEEFFYGGEGIANCPPGGTSLGEPNSIIDLGITEVTEEIFMEYLSSLGESTYRGNQYHLFEWNCNTFSNEVAQFLTGSKIPAHITDLPAEVLSTPFGQALRPLLDSINIAPQGGNTFNGHYGQR